Proteins encoded in a region of the Bactrocera tryoni isolate S06 chromosome 4, CSIRO_BtryS06_freeze2, whole genome shotgun sequence genome:
- the LOC120775038 gene encoding cyclic AMP response element-binding protein B isoform X1, whose product MDSIGEENGNSNNIEEGHNLTTTSTHQSNNSTAGNSVATSAAGSGATVLTTTASVQYPLAAPVHSLQQMQSVIQAANQSSVIQTAATNAVTAATAGTIGVPKGGVLYVNKPPSTTVIHTTSGSGVQLPPHFQCKIKPEPNTQHLDTNSEDSLTDEDSPQRRIELTRRPSYNKIFTEISGPDITGGATLQMSETGGLHTLSSTGGGTSGTLIQMPPDNAAAFYIPHRIPYNTNNSGIAEDQTRKREIRLQKNREAARECRRKKKEYIKCLENRVAVLENQNKALIEELKSLKELYCQTKID is encoded by the exons atggacaGCATCGGTGAGGAGAACGGCAACTCGAACAATATTGAGGAAGGTCACAATTTGACGACTACCTCAACGCACCAAAGTAATAACTCAACGGCCGGCAATAGTGTAGCAACATCAGCCGCCGGTAGTGGAGCTACTGTATTGACCACAACAGCGAGTGTACAATACCCCTTAGCAGCACCGGTGCACAGTTTACAG CAAATGCAGTCTGTCATTCAGGCAGCCAATCAGTCGTCAGTCATTCAAACAGCCGCCACAAATGCTGTGACCGCGGCGACGGCAGGAACGATAGGTGTACCCAAGGGTGGGGTATTATATGTGAATAAGCCACCTAGTACAACGGTAATACACACAACATCAGGCAGTGGTGTACAG CTCCCTCCACATTTTCAATGTAAAATCAAACCCGAACCAAATACACAACACCTCGACACTAATAGTGAAGATAGTCTCACTGACGAGGACTCACCGCAGCGACGAATAGAGCTCACAAGAAGGCCATCgtacaataaaattttcaccGAAATTAGTGGACCTGATATAACag GTGGAGCGACTTTGCAAATGTCAGAGACTGGTGGACTACACACGTTGTCGAGCACGGGGGGCGGTACAAGCGGCACCCTAATACAAATGCCGCCGGACAATGCGGCAGCATTTTACATACCTCATAGGATTCCATACAATACTA ATAATAGTGGCATAGCTGAGGATCAGACGCGCAAGCGCGAGATACGATTACAAAAAAATCGGGAGGCGGCACGTGAATGTCGGCGTAAAAAGAAGGAATATATAAAGTGCCTGGAAAATCGTGTGGCGGTGCTTGAGAATCAAAACAAAGCGCTCATTGAAGAATTGAAATCACTCAAGGAGCTCTATTGTCAAACAAAGATCGATTGA
- the LOC120775038 gene encoding cyclic AMP response element-binding protein B isoform X2 — protein MDSIGEENGNSNNIEEGHNLTTTSTHQSNNSTAGNSVATSAAGSGATVLTTTASVQYPLAAPVHSLQQMQSVIQAANQSSVIQTAATNAVTAATAGTIGVPKGGVLYVNKPPSTTVIHTTSGSGVQLPPHFQCKIKPEPNTQHLDTNSEDSLTDEDSPQRRIELTRRPSYNKIFTEISGPDITDNSGIAEDQTRKREIRLQKNREAARECRRKKKEYIKCLENRVAVLENQNKALIEELKSLKELYCQTKID, from the exons atggacaGCATCGGTGAGGAGAACGGCAACTCGAACAATATTGAGGAAGGTCACAATTTGACGACTACCTCAACGCACCAAAGTAATAACTCAACGGCCGGCAATAGTGTAGCAACATCAGCCGCCGGTAGTGGAGCTACTGTATTGACCACAACAGCGAGTGTACAATACCCCTTAGCAGCACCGGTGCACAGTTTACAG CAAATGCAGTCTGTCATTCAGGCAGCCAATCAGTCGTCAGTCATTCAAACAGCCGCCACAAATGCTGTGACCGCGGCGACGGCAGGAACGATAGGTGTACCCAAGGGTGGGGTATTATATGTGAATAAGCCACCTAGTACAACGGTAATACACACAACATCAGGCAGTGGTGTACAG CTCCCTCCACATTTTCAATGTAAAATCAAACCCGAACCAAATACACAACACCTCGACACTAATAGTGAAGATAGTCTCACTGACGAGGACTCACCGCAGCGACGAATAGAGCTCACAAGAAGGCCATCgtacaataaaattttcaccGAAATTAGTGGACCTGATATAACag ATAATAGTGGCATAGCTGAGGATCAGACGCGCAAGCGCGAGATACGATTACAAAAAAATCGGGAGGCGGCACGTGAATGTCGGCGTAAAAAGAAGGAATATATAAAGTGCCTGGAAAATCGTGTGGCGGTGCTTGAGAATCAAAACAAAGCGCTCATTGAAGAATTGAAATCACTCAAGGAGCTCTATTGTCAAACAAAGATCGATTGA